One genomic segment of Misgurnus anguillicaudatus chromosome 23, ASM2758022v2, whole genome shotgun sequence includes these proteins:
- the LOC129453240 gene encoding neuroblastoma suppressor of tumorigenicity 1 isoform X2: MWPQVLLACLLTGFCRAAPHAHINRLALFPDKSAWCEAKNITQIVGHTGCTPQSIQNRACLGQCFSYSVPNTFPQSTESLVHCDSCMPAQTQWEVVTLDCSGSDEAPRVDKLVEHILHCSCQSCSKEGGQDGTLLQLYPSEGAPETPSLSDAQTHTDTQPQRGRTRADSPHLHLHTSETG, encoded by the exons ATGTGGCCGCAGGTTCTGCTGGCGTGTCTGCTGACCGGGTTCTGCCGGGCGGCTCCTCACGCTCACATCAACCGTCTCGCACTCTTTCCCGATAAAAGCGCCTGGTGTGAAGCCAAAAACATCACGCAGATCGTGGGACATACGGGCTGTACGCCGCAATCCATCCAGAACag gGCTTGTCTGGGTCAATGTTTCAGCTACAGCGTCCCGAATACTTTCCCACAATCCACCGAGTCTCTGGTCCACTGCGACTCATGCATGCCTGCGCAGACGCAGTGGGAGGTG gtGACTCTGGACTGTTCAGGAAGTGATGAAGCTCCTCGTGTTGATAAGTTAGTCGAACACATTCTCCActgcagctgtcaatcatgcaGTAAGGAGGGTGGACAGGACGGGACGCTGCTTCAGCTGTACCCGTCAGAGGGGGCGCCGGAGACCCCATCCCTCTCagacgcacaaacacacacagacacgcaaCCACAGCGCGGTCGCACACGCGCTGACTCTCCTCATTTACACCTGCACACGTCAGAGACGGGCTGA
- the LOC129453245 gene encoding F-actin-capping protein subunit beta isoforms 1 and 2 isoform X1 produces MNDQQLDCALDLMRRLPPQQIEKNLSDLIDLVPSLCEDLLSSVDQPLKIARDKVVGKDYLLCDYNRDGDSYRSPWSNKYEPPIDDGAMPSARLRKLEVEANNAFDQYRDLYFEGGVSSVYLWDLDHGFAGVILIKKAGDGSKKIKGCWDSIHVVEVQEKSSGRTAHYKLTSTVMLWLQTTKTGSGTMNLGGSLTRQMEKDETVGDSSPHIANIGRLVEDMENKIRSTLNEIYFGKTKDIVNGLRSIESLPDNQKYRQLQRELSQVLTQRQIYID; encoded by the exons ATG AATGACCAGCAGTTGGATTGTGCTTTGGATCTGATGAGGCGTTTGCCTCCACAACAGATTGAGAAGAATCTCAGTGACCTCATCGACCTg gtgCCCAGTCTGTGTGAAGATCTCCTGTCGTCTGTGGATCAGCCTCTGAAAATCGCTCGTGATAAAGTTGTTGGGAAAGATTATCTGTTGTGTGATTATAACCGCGATGGCGACTCCTACAGATC TCCCTGGAGTAATAAATATGAGCCTCCGATAGATGATGGCGCCATGCCGTCCGCTCGACTTCGTAAGCTGGAGGTTGAAGCAAACAACGCTTTTGACCAATACAGAGACCT GTATTTTGAGGGCGGTGTTTCCTCTGTCTATCTGTGGGATCTGGATCATGGATTTGCCGGTGTAATCCTCATTAAGAAAGCGGGAGACGGCTCTAAAAAGATCAAGGGCTGCTGGGACTCCATTCATGTGGTGGAGGTGCAG GAGAAATCGAGCGGTCGTACGGCTCATTACAAACTCACATCTACTGTCATGCTGTGGCTGCAAACCACCAAAACCGGCTCTGGAACCATGAACCTCGGAGGAAGTCTTACCAGACAGATG GAGAAAGATGAGACGGTTGGAGACTCTTCTCCTCACATTGCAAACATCGGGCGTTTGGTGGAG GATATGGAAAATAAGATCCGATCCACCCTGAATGAGATTTACTTCGGCAAGACTAAAGACATCGTCAACGGTCTGAG ATCTATTGAATCTCTTCCTGATAATCAAAAGTATCGTCAGTTGCAGAGGGAATTATCTCAGGTTTTGACCCAGCGTCAGATCTACATTGATTAG
- the LOC129453240 gene encoding neuroblastoma suppressor of tumorigenicity 1 isoform X1 translates to MNRIVMWPQVLLACLLTGFCRAAPHAHINRLALFPDKSAWCEAKNITQIVGHTGCTPQSIQNRACLGQCFSYSVPNTFPQSTESLVHCDSCMPAQTQWEVVTLDCSGSDEAPRVDKLVEHILHCSCQSCSKEGGQDGTLLQLYPSEGAPETPSLSDAQTHTDTQPQRGRTRADSPHLHLHTSETG, encoded by the exons ATGAACC GTATCGTGATGTGGCCGCAGGTTCTGCTGGCGTGTCTGCTGACCGGGTTCTGCCGGGCGGCTCCTCACGCTCACATCAACCGTCTCGCACTCTTTCCCGATAAAAGCGCCTGGTGTGAAGCCAAAAACATCACGCAGATCGTGGGACATACGGGCTGTACGCCGCAATCCATCCAGAACag gGCTTGTCTGGGTCAATGTTTCAGCTACAGCGTCCCGAATACTTTCCCACAATCCACCGAGTCTCTGGTCCACTGCGACTCATGCATGCCTGCGCAGACGCAGTGGGAGGTG gtGACTCTGGACTGTTCAGGAAGTGATGAAGCTCCTCGTGTTGATAAGTTAGTCGAACACATTCTCCActgcagctgtcaatcatgcaGTAAGGAGGGTGGACAGGACGGGACGCTGCTTCAGCTGTACCCGTCAGAGGGGGCGCCGGAGACCCCATCCCTCTCagacgcacaaacacacacagacacgcaaCCACAGCGCGGTCGCACACGCGCTGACTCTCCTCATTTACACCTGCACACGTCAGAGACGGGCTGA
- the LOC129453245 gene encoding F-actin-capping protein subunit beta isoform X2 — MNDQQLDCALDLMRRLPPQQIEKNLSDLIDLVPSLCEDLLSSVDQPLKIARDKVVGKDYLLCDYNRDGDSYRSPWSNKYEPPIDDGAMPSARLRKLEVEANNAFDQYRDLYFEGGVSSVYLWDLDHGFAGVILIKKAGDGSKKIKGCWDSIHVVEVQEKSSGRTAHYKLTSTVMLWLQTTKTGSGTMNLGGSLTRQMEKDETVGDSSPHIANIGRLVEDMENKIRSTLNEIYFGKTKDIVNGLRSVQTLADKSKQEALKNDLRNALIQRKQQS; from the exons ATG AATGACCAGCAGTTGGATTGTGCTTTGGATCTGATGAGGCGTTTGCCTCCACAACAGATTGAGAAGAATCTCAGTGACCTCATCGACCTg gtgCCCAGTCTGTGTGAAGATCTCCTGTCGTCTGTGGATCAGCCTCTGAAAATCGCTCGTGATAAAGTTGTTGGGAAAGATTATCTGTTGTGTGATTATAACCGCGATGGCGACTCCTACAGATC TCCCTGGAGTAATAAATATGAGCCTCCGATAGATGATGGCGCCATGCCGTCCGCTCGACTTCGTAAGCTGGAGGTTGAAGCAAACAACGCTTTTGACCAATACAGAGACCT GTATTTTGAGGGCGGTGTTTCCTCTGTCTATCTGTGGGATCTGGATCATGGATTTGCCGGTGTAATCCTCATTAAGAAAGCGGGAGACGGCTCTAAAAAGATCAAGGGCTGCTGGGACTCCATTCATGTGGTGGAGGTGCAG GAGAAATCGAGCGGTCGTACGGCTCATTACAAACTCACATCTACTGTCATGCTGTGGCTGCAAACCACCAAAACCGGCTCTGGAACCATGAACCTCGGAGGAAGTCTTACCAGACAGATG GAGAAAGATGAGACGGTTGGAGACTCTTCTCCTCACATTGCAAACATCGGGCGTTTGGTGGAG GATATGGAAAATAAGATCCGATCCACCCTGAATGAGATTTACTTCGGCAAGACTAAAGACATCGTCAACGGTCTGAG gAGCGTTCAGACGCTGGCGGATAAATCGAAGCAGGAGGCTCTGAAGAACGATCTGAGGAACGCACTTATCCAACGCAAACAGCAAAGCTAG